The Bacillus carboniphilus genome contains a region encoding:
- the tilS gene encoding tRNA lysidine(34) synthetase TilS encodes MNFEQKVETYIQRHALIKENSSIVVGVSGGPDSLSLLHFLHNRREKYGFRLMAVHVDHMLRGDESKKEMEVVGEYCSNQQIPSVLKQVDVRSYMEKHQLNLQVAARECRYHIFDEVMKANQFDILALGHHGDDQIETILMRLVKGGDVKSISGIEPKRPFSIGSVVRPFLCLTKSDILHYSQKHNLQPTFDPSNEKEGYTRNRFRKVVLPFFKKENPKVHERFAAFSEQLKEDNAYLQELTQTELHKVINKKTKTEIELNSRDFLKMPQPLQRRGIQLILNYLYHGSVPSLSSLHISNVIDLMKSSHPSGTLCFPKGLKVMRSYESCVFTYDKSEKREYSIDIQLSEVVRLPNGGEIHSYIFEGTPTLQGNDNLYIRNKDIEFPLRVRSRMPGDKMLLKGMSRYKKVKDIFIDMKIPLFERDEWPLVTDKDDRIIWIPGLKKSVIEGGALEKDTYVVLQYKR; translated from the coding sequence ATGAATTTTGAGCAAAAAGTAGAAACGTATATACAACGTCATGCTCTAATCAAAGAGAATTCAAGTATTGTTGTTGGTGTTTCAGGTGGACCAGATTCATTAAGTTTGCTGCACTTTTTACATAATAGACGTGAGAAATATGGCTTTAGATTAATGGCCGTTCATGTCGATCATATGCTAAGGGGAGACGAATCCAAAAAAGAGATGGAGGTTGTAGGAGAATATTGCTCTAATCAACAAATCCCCTCAGTCTTAAAACAGGTAGATGTTCGCTCTTATATGGAAAAACATCAACTAAACTTACAGGTTGCGGCAAGGGAGTGTCGTTATCATATATTTGACGAGGTGATGAAAGCAAACCAATTTGATATTTTAGCATTAGGACATCATGGGGATGACCAAATTGAGACAATATTGATGCGTCTTGTTAAAGGAGGAGATGTAAAGTCGATCTCCGGTATCGAACCAAAACGTCCTTTTTCAATAGGAAGTGTAGTTAGGCCGTTTCTATGCTTAACGAAAAGTGATATTCTCCATTATTCTCAAAAACATAACTTGCAACCGACATTTGACCCATCCAATGAAAAAGAAGGATATACGAGAAATAGGTTCAGAAAAGTGGTTCTTCCCTTTTTTAAAAAAGAAAATCCAAAAGTGCATGAACGGTTTGCCGCCTTTAGTGAACAACTTAAGGAAGATAACGCATATTTACAGGAATTGACGCAAACAGAATTGCATAAAGTAATCAACAAGAAAACAAAAACTGAAATAGAGTTAAATAGTAGGGATTTTCTAAAAATGCCTCAACCTTTACAAAGAAGAGGGATTCAACTAATATTAAATTATCTTTACCATGGATCCGTTCCATCTTTATCTTCTTTACATATTAGCAATGTAATAGACTTAATGAAGTCGTCTCATCCATCTGGCACGCTTTGTTTTCCAAAAGGATTAAAAGTAATGAGGTCATATGAAAGTTGTGTATTTACATATGACAAAAGTGAAAAAAGAGAATATTCGATAGATATTCAATTGTCGGAGGTTGTCCGTTTACCAAATGGTGGAGAAATACATAGTTATATCTTTGAGGGAACGCCTACTTTACAAGGGAATGATAATCTTTACATAAGAAACAAAGATATTGAATTTCCATTGCGTGTTAGAAGTAGAATGCCCGGCGATAAAATGCTATTAAAGGGAATGAGTCGATATAAAAAAGTAAAGGATATTTTTATTGATATGAAAATCCCTTTATTTGAAAGGGATGAGTGGCCACTTGTCACGGATAAGGATGATCGTATTATATGGATTCCAGGATTAAAAAAATCAGTAATTGAGGGTGGAGCACTCGAAAAAGACACTTATGTTGTTTTACAATATAAGAGATGA
- the hpt gene encoding hypoxanthine phosphoribosyltransferase produces the protein MKNDMQKVLITEEEIQEKVRELGEILTNDYREQFPLVIGVLKGAMPFMADLLKRVDTYLEMDFMDVSSYGNQRVSTGEVKILKDLDTSVEGRDVLIVEDIIDSGLTLSYLVELFRYRKAKSIKIVTLLDKPTGRKADVEADYVGFIVPDEFVVGYGLDYLEKYRNLPYIGVLKSEVYLDNEE, from the coding sequence ATGAAAAATGATATGCAAAAAGTATTAATAACAGAAGAAGAAATTCAAGAGAAGGTAAGAGAGTTAGGTGAGATCTTAACGAATGACTATCGCGAGCAATTTCCTTTAGTCATAGGTGTTTTAAAAGGGGCTATGCCTTTTATGGCAGACTTGTTAAAACGTGTCGATACATATTTAGAAATGGATTTTATGGATGTATCAAGTTATGGCAATCAAAGAGTCTCGACTGGAGAAGTGAAAATTTTAAAGGATTTAGATACATCAGTTGAAGGACGAGATGTATTAATTGTTGAGGATATTATCGATAGTGGATTGACATTAAGCTATTTAGTGGAGCTTTTCCGTTATCGTAAAGCAAAATCAATTAAAATTGTTACACTATTAGATAAACCAACTGGAAGAAAAGCAGATGTTGAAGCTGATTATGTAGGTTTTATTGTTCCAGATGAGTTTGTTGTAGGGTATGGCCTTGATTATTTAGAGAAGTACCGTAATTTACCGTATATTGGTGTATTAAAATCAGAGGTTTATCTAGATAATGAAGAGTAA
- the ftsH gene encoding ATP-dependent zinc metalloprotease FtsH → MNRIFRNTIFYLLILLVVIGVFSWISGDNNQTNQVSYSDFLTSLEKDEVKSAELKPVRNVFEVKGQLTSYEEEEFFITYVPTQDQETINEINELASNPNIDITISPADDTNGWVAFFTSIIPFIIIFILFFFLLNQAQGGGSRVMNFGKSKAKLYSEEKKKVKFKDVAGADEEKQELVEVVEFLKDPRKFSDLGARIPKGVLLVGPPGTGKTLLARAAAGEAGVPFFTISGSDFVEMFVGVGASRVRDLFENAKKNAPCIIFIDEIDAVGRQRGAGLGGGHDEREQTLNQLLVEMDGFSANEGIIIVAATNRPDILDPALLRPGRFDRQITVDRPDLKGREAVLNVHAKNKPLDGSIDLKAIAMRTPGFSGADLENLLNEAALVAARNDKKKIDSDDIDEATDRVIAGPAKKSKVISEKERKIVANHEAGHTVIGLVLDDAEMVHKVTIVPRGQAGGYAVMLPKEDRYFMTKPELLDKITGLLGGRVAEEIIFGEVSTGAHNDFQRATGIARKMVTEFGMSDKLGPLQFGQQQGQVFLGRDIQSEQNYSDSIAYEIDLEIQRIIKDSYERAKEILTTHRDKLELIAKTLLDVETLDASQIKSLYEKGTLPEINADNDQPKSFEDVKVNISSKQKEEKEENTEE, encoded by the coding sequence ATGAACCGGATTTTTAGAAATACCATCTTTTATTTACTTATTTTACTTGTTGTAATTGGGGTGTTTAGTTGGATTTCTGGAGACAACAACCAAACAAATCAAGTATCATATAGTGATTTTCTTACAAGTTTAGAAAAAGATGAAGTTAAAAGTGCAGAACTTAAACCTGTTCGAAATGTTTTCGAGGTAAAAGGACAATTGACTTCATATGAAGAAGAAGAATTTTTTATTACCTATGTTCCAACACAAGATCAAGAAACGATCAATGAAATTAATGAGTTAGCATCAAATCCAAATATAGATATTACGATCAGTCCAGCTGATGATACGAATGGTTGGGTCGCATTTTTTACATCCATCATTCCCTTTATAATAATATTCATCTTATTCTTCTTCCTACTCAACCAAGCCCAAGGTGGCGGAAGTAGGGTCATGAATTTTGGTAAGAGTAAGGCGAAGTTATATAGTGAGGAAAAGAAAAAAGTGAAGTTCAAGGACGTTGCTGGTGCAGATGAAGAGAAACAAGAACTTGTTGAAGTTGTTGAATTTCTAAAGGATCCTCGCAAATTTTCCGATTTAGGTGCTCGTATTCCTAAAGGTGTTCTTTTAGTAGGACCACCTGGAACGGGTAAAACTTTATTAGCGAGAGCAGCTGCAGGAGAAGCGGGTGTACCATTTTTCACTATCAGTGGTTCTGACTTTGTTGAAATGTTTGTGGGTGTCGGTGCTTCTCGTGTTAGAGATTTATTTGAAAATGCCAAGAAAAATGCCCCATGTATTATTTTTATAGATGAGATTGATGCAGTAGGTCGTCAACGTGGAGCCGGTTTAGGTGGCGGTCATGACGAGCGTGAGCAAACGTTAAATCAGCTATTAGTTGAAATGGATGGATTTAGTGCCAATGAGGGTATTATTATTGTTGCTGCTACAAACCGTCCGGATATTTTAGACCCAGCGTTGCTTCGTCCTGGTCGATTTGACCGTCAAATTACTGTTGATCGTCCAGACCTTAAAGGTCGTGAAGCTGTCTTGAACGTTCATGCCAAAAATAAACCATTAGACGGTAGCATTGACTTAAAAGCAATAGCGATGAGAACACCTGGGTTTTCAGGTGCCGATTTAGAAAACTTGTTAAATGAAGCTGCGCTAGTAGCTGCTAGAAACGATAAGAAGAAGATTGATTCCGATGATATCGATGAAGCGACTGACCGTGTCATTGCAGGTCCGGCTAAAAAGAGTAAGGTTATCTCGGAAAAAGAGAGAAAAATTGTTGCTAATCATGAAGCTGGCCATACGGTTATTGGCCTTGTCTTAGACGATGCCGAAATGGTTCATAAAGTAACAATTGTACCTAGAGGTCAAGCGGGTGGATACGCTGTTATGTTACCAAAAGAAGACCGTTACTTCATGACAAAACCTGAACTACTTGATAAGATAACCGGTCTATTAGGTGGTCGCGTGGCTGAGGAAATTATCTTCGGTGAAGTAAGCACAGGTGCTCATAACGACTTCCAACGTGCGACAGGTATCGCTCGTAAAATGGTTACAGAGTTCGGTATGTCTGATAAGTTAGGACCGCTTCAGTTCGGTCAACAACAAGGTCAAGTTTTCTTAGGCCGTGACATACAAAGTGAACAAAACTATAGTGATTCCATTGCATATGAAATTGATTTGGAAATTCAACGAATCATCAAAGATTCATATGAACGAGCAAAAGAAATTTTAACCACACACCGTGATAAGTTAGAGTTAATCGCGAAGACGTTACTTGATGTTGAGACGTTAGATGCTAGTCAAATTAAATCTCTTTATGAAAAAGGAACGTTGCCAGAGATTAATGCTGATAACGATCAGCCAAAATCATTTGAAGATGTAAAAGTAAATATTTCTTCAAAACAGAAGGAAGAAAAAGAAGAAAATACAGAAGAATAA
- a CDS encoding type III pantothenate kinase, with the protein MILVIDVGNTNTVLGVFKEEELIQHWRMETSRNKTEDELAISIKSLFEFEGLTFGDIKGIILSSVVPPMMFSLERMCNKYFNIRPQVVGPGIKTGLNIKYDNPKEVGADRIVNAVAGIHQYGSPLIIVDFGTATTYCYIDEHEQYIGGAIAPGISISTEALYSKASKLPRIEIVRPDHTFGNVIGRNTISAMQAGILYGYVGQVEGIVSRMKSHSLKRPKVIATGGLSAVIAKETSVIDIVDPFLTLKGLQLIYEKNV; encoded by the coding sequence GTGATCTTAGTAATAGATGTGGGAAATACAAATACGGTTCTAGGTGTCTTTAAAGAAGAAGAGTTGATTCAACATTGGCGAATGGAAACGAGTCGAAATAAGACGGAAGATGAATTGGCTATTTCCATCAAATCATTGTTTGAATTTGAAGGTTTAACATTTGGGGATATAAAAGGAATTATTCTTTCATCGGTTGTTCCACCTATGATGTTTTCTTTAGAACGTATGTGTAACAAATACTTTAATATACGTCCTCAAGTTGTAGGACCAGGCATTAAAACAGGTTTAAATATTAAATATGATAACCCAAAGGAAGTCGGGGCTGATCGAATCGTCAACGCAGTAGCTGGAATTCATCAATATGGTTCCCCGCTCATTATAGTAGACTTTGGTACAGCAACTACATATTGTTACATAGATGAACATGAGCAGTATATAGGAGGGGCGATTGCGCCAGGTATTTCAATATCGACAGAAGCGTTATATTCCAAAGCATCAAAACTACCAAGAATTGAGATTGTTAGGCCTGATCATACATTCGGAAATGTGATCGGACGAAACACGATAAGTGCCATGCAGGCAGGTATTTTATATGGATATGTTGGACAAGTAGAAGGAATTGTCTCAAGAATGAAATCTCACTCCTTAAAACGTCCTAAGGTTATTGCCACTGGTGGACTATCTGCGGTTATAGCAAAGGAAACAAGTGTTATAGATATAGTGGACCCATTCTTAACGTTGAAAGGGTTGCAACTTATTTACGAAAAGAATGTTTGA
- the hslO gene encoding Hsp33 family molecular chaperone HslO: MDYLVKALAYNGQVRAYAVNTTDTVGEAQRRHNTRPTSSAALGRAMTAGVMMGAMQKGDAKVSIKIEGGGPIGVILVDTNAKGEVRGYVTNPHIDFEKNSKGKLDVARAVGQSGTLTVVKDIGMKDHFSGQVPIVSGELGEDFTYYFVSSEQVPSAVGVGVLVKNDLSILASGGFIIQLMPSASQEIIDKLESAITHMEPISKLIEKGLTPEEILYTILEDVKILEKTDVKFQCQCSKDRIASAIISLGKEEIESIIEEDGQAEAQCHFCNETYHFNKEELGELLDKTGQ; this comes from the coding sequence ATGGATTATTTAGTGAAAGCATTAGCATATAATGGTCAAGTAAGGGCTTACGCGGTAAATACGACAGATACCGTTGGAGAAGCTCAAAGAAGACATAACACGAGGCCAACATCGTCAGCTGCATTGGGTAGAGCGATGACTGCTGGTGTTATGATGGGAGCCATGCAAAAAGGAGATGCCAAAGTTAGCATTAAAATAGAGGGCGGAGGTCCTATAGGTGTCATATTGGTGGATACAAACGCAAAAGGTGAAGTTCGTGGGTATGTTACCAATCCGCATATTGATTTTGAGAAAAATAGTAAAGGGAAACTAGATGTTGCAAGGGCTGTTGGTCAAAGTGGAACGTTGACTGTCGTAAAAGATATAGGGATGAAAGACCATTTTTCTGGGCAAGTTCCGATTGTCTCTGGTGAACTAGGGGAGGACTTCACCTATTATTTCGTAAGCTCTGAACAGGTTCCTTCTGCCGTAGGGGTGGGTGTATTAGTGAAAAATGATCTGTCCATCTTGGCTTCCGGAGGATTTATCATTCAGTTAATGCCGAGTGCATCTCAAGAAATAATTGATAAGTTAGAATCTGCCATTACACACATGGAGCCCATATCGAAATTAATTGAAAAAGGACTAACGCCGGAGGAAATTTTATATACTATACTAGAAGATGTGAAAATACTGGAGAAAACAGACGTGAAGTTCCAATGCCAATGCTCAAAAGATCGAATTGCAAGTGCGATTATCAGTCTTGGTAAAGAAGAGATAGAATCGATTATTGAAGAGGATGGACAGGCGGAGGCTCAGTGCCACTTCTGTAATGAAACATATCACTTCAATAAAGAAGAGTTGGGAGAATTGTTAGACAAGACAGGTCAGTAA
- a CDS encoding anthranilate synthase component I family protein, whose protein sequence is MQRDHKLLSEKIPYSKSRFFSQYKRLSVGVKQHILLESGRGGRYSIAGINPIATLEGKDHVTTIKEVGKEEKVKKGNPLIVFGDWMKEYEIPEEEHLPDFQGGAIGFISYDSVRYFETLPTLSEDDLDIPDLYFMVFDKLAVYDEIENTLILICLDFLGKRTLESDLEEWTKLWKQDLQRKESREAPIQTQIENNKSFSNRDFQESVKKVQEYIAQGDVFQVNLSVRKSEELKTHPFYIYEELRRLNPSPYMSYIETPQFQVVSGSPELLVKKKGDKISTRPIAGTRSRGKDDEDDLRLANELMSNKKERAEHIMLVDLERNDLGRVSEYGSVFVDEFMTIEKYSHVMHIVSNVQGDLRNDVEFADIIRAVFPGGTITGAPKVRTMEIIEELEPTRRGLYTGSIGWVGFNGNFELNIVIRTLIAKQGQAFVQAGAGIVIDSKPELEYKESLKKAMALWKAKQMSEAENVKV, encoded by the coding sequence ATGCAACGAGATCACAAACTACTTTCAGAAAAAATACCTTATAGTAAGTCGCGTTTTTTTTCTCAATATAAGCGGCTCTCTGTTGGAGTGAAGCAACATATATTATTGGAGAGCGGTAGAGGTGGTCGTTATAGCATAGCTGGAATAAACCCTATTGCGACTTTGGAAGGAAAAGATCACGTTACTACGATTAAGGAAGTCGGGAAAGAGGAAAAGGTTAAAAAGGGGAATCCTCTAATTGTCTTCGGAGATTGGATGAAGGAATATGAAATACCAGAAGAAGAGCACCTCCCAGATTTTCAAGGAGGAGCTATTGGCTTTATAAGCTATGATAGTGTTAGGTATTTTGAAACATTACCTACTTTATCAGAAGATGATTTAGACATTCCTGACCTTTACTTTATGGTCTTTGATAAGTTGGCGGTCTATGATGAAATAGAGAATACCCTAATTTTAATCTGTTTAGATTTCTTGGGAAAGCGCACTTTAGAAAGTGATTTGGAAGAATGGACTAAGTTATGGAAGCAGGATCTACAACGGAAAGAAAGTAGAGAAGCTCCTATCCAAACGCAAATTGAAAATAATAAGTCTTTTTCAAATCGCGATTTTCAAGAATCTGTAAAGAAAGTGCAAGAGTATATTGCACAAGGTGATGTCTTTCAAGTAAACTTATCTGTTCGAAAATCAGAAGAATTGAAGACTCATCCGTTTTATATTTATGAGGAGCTCAGAAGGCTAAATCCATCTCCTTATATGAGTTATATCGAAACGCCACAATTTCAAGTAGTAAGTGGGTCCCCAGAATTATTAGTGAAAAAGAAAGGCGATAAAATTAGTACAAGACCTATTGCTGGAACAAGATCTAGAGGGAAAGATGATGAAGATGATTTAAGGTTAGCCAATGAATTAATGAGCAATAAAAAAGAGCGTGCAGAGCATATTATGTTAGTTGATCTGGAGAGAAATGATTTAGGAAGAGTGAGCGAATATGGATCAGTCTTTGTAGATGAATTTATGACTATCGAAAAATATTCGCATGTTATGCATATTGTTTCAAATGTTCAAGGGGATTTGAGGAACGATGTTGAATTTGCTGACATTATTCGTGCGGTTTTTCCAGGAGGTACGATCACAGGTGCGCCAAAAGTACGAACGATGGAAATTATTGAAGAACTTGAGCCTACTAGAAGGGGATTATATACTGGGTCCATTGGGTGGGTCGGTTTCAATGGTAATTTTGAATTGAATATCGTAATTAGAACGTTAATAGCTAAACAAGGACAAGCTTTTGTTCAGGCAGGAGCGGGAATTGTTATTGATTCAAAACCTGAATTAGAGTATAAAGAATCGTTGAAGAAAGCAATGGCGCTTTGGAAGGCGAAACAGATGAGTGAAGCTGAGAATGTTAAAGTGTGA
- the pabA gene encoding aminodeoxychorismate/anthranilate synthase component II: MILMIDNYDSFTYNLVQYLGELGEELVVKRNDEITIEEMKELNPQFLMISPGPCSPNEAGISMEAIKTFAGKIPILGVCLGHQSIAQVYGGDVIRAERLMHGKTSNIHHDGKTIFDGVDRPFEATRYHSLIVKRETLPSCFSITAWTDQGEIMAIRHKDLAIEGVQFHPESIMTSSGKQLLRNFLSYYA; the protein is encoded by the coding sequence ATGATACTTATGATAGATAATTATGACTCTTTTACGTACAATCTTGTGCAATATTTAGGTGAATTAGGGGAAGAGTTAGTTGTTAAGAGAAATGATGAAATAACGATAGAGGAAATGAAGGAATTAAACCCACAATTTTTAATGATTTCTCCAGGTCCTTGTAGTCCTAATGAGGCAGGAATAAGTATGGAAGCCATAAAAACTTTTGCGGGTAAAATTCCTATATTAGGAGTGTGTTTAGGTCATCAATCCATTGCTCAAGTTTATGGTGGTGATGTCATTCGAGCAGAACGACTCATGCATGGAAAAACCTCAAACATCCATCATGATGGAAAGACAATTTTTGACGGAGTAGACCGACCATTCGAAGCAACTAGATATCATTCTTTAATTGTCAAAAGAGAAACTTTGCCAAGTTGTTTTTCAATAACGGCATGGACTGACCAAGGGGAAATTATGGCTATAAGACATAAAGACCTAGCGATTGAAGGGGTTCAATTTCATCCTGAATCAATCATGACTTCCAGTGGGAAGCAATTGTTACGTAACTTTTTGTCGTATTATGCTTAA
- the pabC gene encoding aminodeoxychorismate lyase gives MFIYINGDYMRSEEVRISPFDHGYLYGLGVFETIRVYEGHPFLIDDHIQRLNRALSELGIQKKMDSLFAQKVIKKLLQINNLLDAYVRVNVSAGESELGIRSTFYEEPTIIFFMKPIHIPAFQEKEGTFLTIKRNTPEGTFRLKSHHYMNNILAKREIGNDRSIEGIFLTKEGYVAEGIVSNIFWVKNNILYTPSIDTGILNGVTRNFVLKCAEKSGVFFEEGFYSQDELLEAEEVFVTNSLQEIVPLTRIENYSFSRKDHSVIKNLRGLYSEYKGYLKAADQLGG, from the coding sequence ATGTTTATTTATATAAATGGAGATTATATGAGAAGTGAGGAAGTACGTATTTCCCCATTTGATCATGGATATTTGTACGGTTTAGGGGTATTTGAGACGATACGAGTATATGAAGGGCACCCCTTTTTAATAGATGATCATATTCAGAGGTTGAATAGGGCACTCTCTGAGCTTGGCATCCAAAAAAAAATGGATTCTCTTTTTGCACAAAAGGTCATAAAAAAACTATTGCAAATAAACAACCTTTTAGATGCTTATGTAAGGGTGAATGTTTCGGCAGGAGAGAGCGAATTAGGTATAAGATCAACCTTCTATGAAGAGCCTACGATTATTTTTTTTATGAAACCTATCCATATTCCCGCTTTTCAAGAAAAGGAAGGTACCTTTTTAACGATTAAACGAAATACACCTGAGGGGACATTTCGTTTGAAGTCACATCACTATATGAACAATATTTTAGCTAAAAGAGAGATTGGCAACGATCGTAGCATTGAAGGTATTTTCTTAACAAAGGAAGGATATGTTGCAGAAGGAATTGTTTCTAATATATTCTGGGTGAAAAACAACATACTGTATACCCCCTCAATCGATACGGGAATACTGAATGGAGTTACGAGAAATTTTGTTTTGAAATGTGCCGAGAAATCAGGTGTGTTTTTTGAAGAGGGGTTTTATTCTCAAGATGAACTTCTAGAGGCTGAAGAAGTATTTGTCACGAATTCACTACAGGAAATCGTACCGCTTACAAGAATAGAGAATTATTCTTTTTCGAGGAAAGATCATTCTGTGATCAAAAATTTACGGGGCTTATACAGTGAATATAAAGGTTACTTAAAAGCTGCTGATCAACTGGGAGGATAA
- the folB gene encoding dihydroneopterin aldolase encodes MDKIILKGMEFYGYHGVFKEENKLGQRFKVDVSLFMDLSKAGKTDDLDDTANYADIYKTCKKIVEGKPMKLVEAVAEKISTSILENFSMVERCTICLYKPDPPIPGHYQSVAVEITRGRDDE; translated from the coding sequence ATGGACAAAATCATTTTAAAAGGGATGGAATTTTACGGCTATCACGGCGTTTTTAAGGAAGAAAATAAATTAGGGCAACGGTTTAAAGTGGATGTAAGTTTATTTATGGATTTGAGCAAAGCTGGTAAAACAGATGATCTTGATGATACCGCAAACTATGCAGATATTTATAAGACTTGCAAGAAAATCGTAGAAGGGAAACCCATGAAATTAGTCGAAGCAGTTGCTGAGAAAATTTCAACGTCCATTTTAGAGAATTTTTCAATGGTAGAACGTTGTACCATTTGCTTGTATAAGCCTGACCCGCCAATTCCTGGTCATTATCAATCTGTTGCTGTGGAGATTACACGAGGTAGAGATGATGAATAA